A single window of Anomaloglossus baeobatrachus isolate aAnoBae1 chromosome 9, aAnoBae1.hap1, whole genome shotgun sequence DNA harbors:
- the LOC142251851 gene encoding uncharacterized protein LOC142251851: MTTANDNIVDNLVFNISSYNLSPIESQVLQRGLSFCPTPKFNPFRMDQEMRRFFRNLRLKAHFASSEGDTTPEDVGSGSGTFSLRDLKLSLTSTFHPPRSYHPVETYISLVSNDMNKILQDIDRGLYKIRHNYTPEEDTAIRELQNNKSIIIKPADKGGSIVILDKTYYLSEIYRQLRDNSTYLPVPRDPTPQIRERIRDTVDYHLSQGTIDKKLAEYLIKSNPVTPVFYVLPKIHKNLQQPPGRPIVASTESILSPLAISLDKILTPLIPVIPSYLKDTSDFLSHIRSFTSLPPDCLLVTFDVDSLYTSIAHSDGIQAVNWFLELYGSLSPLQHSFCLDLLQLVLGNNFFLFEDQFYMQQRGTAMGSNVAPPYANIYMAHFEDTFVYSHSLWKQHAIGWRRYIDDIFVIWHGDSLSLDTFHQYISSARPGLTFTVHSDPFQINFLDTLVILSPEGTITTDLYVKPTDKNSLLLYSSCHPPHIKKSLPISQHKRVERIVSDPQTQATRFREMGDKFLSRGYPSSVAFNRSTRARNDDVISPRMHCVQTYHPFSPLFKEVITRHWPLLQKAYPSIKEFGMFPIFCHKRARNLRDSLIRADIGSSISPRQTFLGPPKTGSLHYVISTHHRFTPVLLVVTCEALTPSHHGGLYATSHCISRDSQHLIVLYVNLVLQYQPSPLPFLCAASQLHLEPISSSPPAFKTAQLHRPTQ, translated from the exons ATGACCACTGCAAATGACAATATTGTTGATAACTTGGTATTTAACATTTCGTCATATAACCTTTCACCCATTGAGTCACAGGTGTTGCAAAGGGGTCTCTCGTTTTGTCCCACTCCCAAGTTCAATCCCTTCAGGATGGACCAGGAGATGAGACGCTTTTTCAGGAACCTTCgtctcaaggcccattttgcctcCTCAGAGGGGGATACTACCCCTGAGGACGTAGGTTCGGGCTCTGGCACTTTTAGTCTCCGGGATCTTAAACTCAGTCTCACGAGTACCTTTCATCCCCCCAGGTCCTATCATCCCGTTGAGACTTACATTTCTCTGGTTTCCAATGATATGAATAAGATTTTACAGGACATAGATAGGGGCCTATACAAGATCAGACACAACTATACCCCTGAAGAAGATACAGCCATCAGGGAACTCCAGAATAACAAAAGTATAATTATTAAGCCAGCCGATAAAGGGGGATCCATTGTCATTCTGGACAAAACATATTATCTTTCTGAGATTTATAGACAACTACGTGACAATTCCACTTATTTGCCCGTCCCTCGAGACCCCACTCCTCAAATACGCGAACGGATCAGGGATACTGTTGACTACCACTTATCACAAGGCACGATTGACAAGAAATTGGCTGAGTATCTCATTAAATCTAACCCCGTAACACCCGTCTTTTATGTtctacccaagattcataaaaatCTTCAGCAACCTCCCGGACGACCTATCGTAGCCTCCACTGAATCTATCCTTTCGCCATTGGCCATCTCCCTGGATAAGATTCTCACACCACTAATTCCTGTGATTCCGTCATACCTAAAGGACACGTCTGACTTTCTGTCTCATATCAGATCTTTCACCTCTCTTCCTCCCGATTGTCTTCTCGTGACCTTTGATGTAGACAGTCTCTACACAAGTATAGCACACAGCGATGGCATCCAAGCCGTCAACTGGTTCTTGGAACTTTATGGGTCACTGTCCCCTCTACAGCATTCTTTCTGTCTTGATCTCCTGCAATTGGTATTGGGCAATAATTTTTTCCTCTTCGAAGATCAGTTTTATATGCAGCAACggggcacagcgatgggttctAACGTAGCGCCTCCGTACGCAAATATCTACATGGCGCATTTCGAAGACACATTTGTGTACAGCCATTCGCTGTGGAAACAACATGCCATTGGATggaggagatatattgatgacatttttgtcatatgGCACGGTGATTCCTTATCCCTGGATACCTTTCACCAATATATCTCCTCCGCCCGTCCGGGTCTCActtttacagtacacagtgatccCTTCCAGATTAACTTTCTGGACACCCTTGTCATTCTATCCCCTGAAGGGACTATCACGACTGATCTATACGTCAAACCCACCGACAAGAACAGCCTTCTGCTGTACTCCAGTTGCCACCCTCCACACATTAAAAAGTCATTGCCCATTTCACAGCATAAGAGAGTGGAAAGGATCGTTTCTGATCCTCAAACACAAGCAACAAGGTTTCGTGAGATGGGTGATAAATTCCTCTCACGAGGCTACCCTTCTTCCGTGGCATTCAATCGCTCTACCCGTGCCCGCAATGATGATGTCATTTCACCACGGATGCATTGTGTCCAGACATACCaccctttttcgccactttttaagGAGGTCATTACAAGACATTGGCCATTACTACAGAAGGCTTACCCCTCTATAAAAGAGTTCGGGATGTTCCCTATCTTTTGTCACAAACGAGCGAGGAACCTGAGGGATAGTCTGATCCGAGCCGACATAGGGTCATCAATCTCACCACGACAGACTTTCTTGGGACCACCCAAAACAG gCTCTCTTCACTACGTGATTTCCACACATCACCGGTTCACCCCTGTGCTTTTAGTGGTCACATGTGAGGCACTCACTCCCTCACATCACGGAGGTCTGTATGCCACTTCTCACTGTATTTCACGTGACTCACAACACCTAATAGTCCTCTATGTAAACCTAGTGCTGCAGTACCAACCTTCACCACTACCGTTCCTATGCGCAGCAAGTCAGCTCCACCTGGAGCCGATCTCCTCATCACCACCTGCATTTAAGACGGCTCAGTTACACAGACCAACTCAGTAG